Proteins found in one Coleofasciculaceae cyanobacterium genomic segment:
- a CDS encoding AMP-binding protein: protein MDHLFETQVNSTSDRIAVSYKNNHLTYQQLNQKANQLARLLQRLKIQPGEFIAVIKARDINFLISILAILKVGGVYIPIDSTYPPERIKHMVTDSQVKIILTDAASKEFLNELIVDCPEVKHLVCLNGEEVGAQTLRPGNKEHKVEINDFRFSSVGENFDNLNLERAGTDLAYTIYTSGSTGLPKGAMIRHGWAINHIFAQFEALNLTQDFTFLQSAPASSDISVWQFLAPILIGDKTIVVDTETTCDPLQLFQTIQQSKITLLELVPALLKGLLEYISHLAPEVRKLPCLQWMMVTGESVSVTLVNDWLKLYPTIPIVNAYGPSEASDNITQAIIKQPLPANQRTVPHWQIISQPEFICSRQGFKIITYRRTRGNMRIWLWSWCRLLAKRRKNPS from the coding sequence ATCGATCATTTATTTGAAACACAAGTAAATAGCACATCCGATCGCATTGCAGTCAGCTATAAAAATAATCATTTAACCTATCAACAACTGAACCAGAAAGCGAATCAATTAGCGAGATTACTTCAGCGATTAAAGATCCAGCCAGGAGAATTTATCGCTGTTATTAAAGCCAGAGATATTAATTTTTTAATCTCAATTCTGGCAATTTTAAAAGTAGGCGGGGTTTATATACCGATTGATAGTACTTATCCACCTGAAAGAATTAAACACATGGTTACGGATAGTCAAGTGAAGATTATTTTAACCGATGCAGCTAGTAAAGAATTTTTAAACGAATTAATTGTAGATTGTCCCGAAGTAAAGCATCTGGTTTGTTTAAATGGAGAAGAAGTAGGGGCGCAAACCTTGCGCCCAGGAAATAAAGAACACAAAGTAGAGATTAATGATTTCAGGTTTTCTTCAGTAGGAGAAAATTTCGATAATCTTAATTTAGAGAGAGCAGGAACAGATTTAGCATATACCATCTACACTTCAGGTTCTACGGGATTGCCCAAAGGAGCGATGATAAGACATGGTTGGGCGATTAATCATATTTTTGCTCAATTTGAGGCTTTAAACTTAACCCAAGATTTTACTTTCCTTCAAAGTGCGCCTGCTTCTTCTGATATTTCCGTCTGGCAATTTCTCGCACCTATCCTTATTGGGGATAAGACTATTGTTGTCGATACGGAAACCACCTGTGATCCTCTCCAGCTATTTCAAACCATTCAACAATCAAAAATCACTTTGCTCGAATTAGTACCAGCGCTACTTAAAGGGTTACTAGAGTATATTTCCCATTTAGCTCCTGAAGTTAGAAAATTACCATGTCTGCAATGGATGATGGTAACAGGAGAGTCGGTTTCAGTAACTTTAGTCAATGATTGGCTCAAGTTATATCCTACTATCCCAATTGTTAATGCTTATGGCCCAAGCGAAGCTAGTGACAATATTACTCAAGCAATTATTAAGCAACCCTTACCAGCCAACCAACGCACAGTTCCACATTGGCAAATCATTAGCCAACCTGAATTTATATGTTCTAGACAGGGATTTAAAATTATTACCTATCGGCGTACCAGGGGAAATATGCGTATCTGGTTATGGAGTTGGTGTAGGTTATTGGCAAAACGAAGAAAAAACCCAAGCTAA
- a CDS encoding sugar transferase yields MIDETPEILFPLSSIQDSPVVEIPERLTVLEALIFKQTVGLLLQQNLPHHQILLDFSKTRFIDSSGIGALIANLKSAQAKNIELILESVQPPVMATLSMTGLMDVLSIKSSVKWSFKESPETHPSVRSIVKRLIDITGSVVGLIITGIIFIPIAIAIRLNSKGPILFYQTRCGWMGRKFKIWKFRSMYANAELMKKQVKNQASGAFFKNDNDPRITPIGSFLRRTSLDELPQFWNVLKGDMSLVGTRPPTPEEVEVYQIPEWQRLDVKPGMTGEWQVNGRSQVRNFEDVIKLDLQYQRNWSLKYDLKLILKTLIIVFSKNNGAV; encoded by the coding sequence ATGATTGACGAGACACCAGAAATCTTGTTTCCTCTGTCCTCTATTCAGGACAGCCCAGTTGTAGAAATACCAGAACGCTTGACAGTTTTAGAAGCCTTGATCTTCAAACAAACTGTGGGTCTACTGCTGCAACAAAATCTTCCTCACCATCAGATACTTCTTGATTTTAGTAAAACCAGATTTATCGATAGTAGCGGAATTGGGGCGCTAATTGCCAACTTAAAATCAGCGCAAGCGAAGAACATAGAACTCATTTTAGAATCAGTTCAGCCTCCTGTAATGGCTACTCTGTCAATGACAGGACTAATGGATGTTCTAAGTATTAAATCTTCGGTTAAATGGTCTTTTAAAGAATCGCCCGAAACCCATCCTTCGGTCAGATCGATAGTTAAACGGCTGATAGATATTACTGGCTCGGTTGTTGGGCTAATTATTACAGGTATTATTTTTATCCCGATTGCGATCGCCATTAGGCTAAACAGTAAAGGTCCAATTCTGTTCTATCAAACTCGCTGTGGCTGGATGGGTCGCAAGTTTAAAATCTGGAAGTTTCGCTCTATGTACGCCAACGCTGAATTGATGAAGAAACAGGTGAAAAATCAGGCGAGTGGAGCTTTTTTTAAAAATGATAACGACCCTCGCATTACTCCTATCGGCAGTTTTTTGCGCCGCACTAGTCTAGACGAGTTGCCTCAGTTTTGGAATGTTCTTAAGGGTGATATGAGTTTGGTAGGGACTCGTCCCCCAACTCCTGAAGAGGTAGAAGTCTATCAAATACCAGAGTGGCAAAGACTAGATGTCAAACCTGGCATGACTGGAGAGTGGCAGGTCAATGGTCGTTCTCAGGTACGTAACTTTGAAGATGTGATTAAGCTAGACTTGCAGTATCAGCGTAATTGGAGTTTAAAATACGATCTAAAACTAATTTTAAAAACTCTAATCATTGTTTTTAGTAAAAACAACGGTGCGGTTTAA
- a CDS encoding diaminobutyrate--2-oxoglutarate transaminase produces MKISEQYESNVRSYCRSFPTIFNKAKKSIIYSESQEYIDFLAGAGALNYGHNNDYIKQKVIDYLNADAIAHGLDFYTAAKEKFIAKFHSSILSPRKLDYRLQFCGSTGTNAVEAALKLARKVKQRTGIFSFMGAFHGMISGSLSITGNKEIRAGISGIANDVTFMPYSHGKMANFDTLEYLESVLDDSHSGIAKPAAIIFEPVQAEGGIIVAPRQWMQELRALCDRHDILLICDDIQVGCGRTGSFFSFERANIVPDLVILSKSISGYGFPMSLVLIKPELDIWKAGEHTETFRGNQLAFVGQLLHLNTEKTSI; encoded by the coding sequence ATGAAAATTTCTGAACAGTACGAATCAAATGTTAGAAGTTACTGCCGTAGCTTTCCTACTATATTTAACAAAGCTAAAAAATCAATTATTTATTCTGAATCTCAGGAATACATCGACTTTTTAGCAGGGGCAGGAGCATTAAACTACGGACATAACAACGATTACATCAAACAAAAAGTAATAGATTACTTAAATGCTGATGCGATCGCTCATGGTTTGGATTTTTATACTGCCGCTAAAGAAAAATTTATCGCCAAATTTCATAGTTCTATCCTGTCACCAAGAAAACTAGACTATCGTTTACAATTTTGTGGATCCACAGGAACAAATGCGGTGGAAGCTGCCTTGAAACTAGCGAGAAAAGTCAAACAAAGAACGGGAATATTTTCCTTTATGGGGGCATTCCATGGCATGATATCAGGCAGTTTATCAATTACAGGTAATAAAGAAATTCGGGCTGGTATCTCTGGTATTGCTAATGACGTTACCTTTATGCCTTATTCCCACGGCAAAATGGCAAATTTTGATACTCTGGAATATTTAGAATCTGTACTCGATGATTCTCATTCAGGTATCGCTAAACCAGCAGCAATTATTTTTGAACCCGTACAAGCAGAAGGAGGAATTATTGTTGCCCCCAGACAATGGATGCAAGAATTAAGAGCTTTGTGCGATCGGCACGATATTTTATTAATCTGTGATGATATTCAAGTTGGTTGTGGTCGTACTGGGTCTTTTTTCTCCTTTGAAAGAGCAAATATAGTTCCCGATCTAGTTATTCTTTCTAAATCTATTAGTGGTTATGGTTTTCCTATGTCATTAGTCTTAATTAAACCAGAACTAGATATCTGGAAAGCAGGTGAACATACAGAAACTTTTCGAGGAAATCAATTAGCATTTGTGGGGCAACTGCTGCACTTGAATACCGAGAAAACATCGATATAG
- a CDS encoding polyketide synthase has protein sequence MDIENNLVDSFHDKDEMAIIGMAGRFPGANNVNIFWQNLQNSIESISFFTDEELLSTGVEPTLLSDHRYVKAGTVLKDIELFDASFFGLTPKDAEITDPQHRIFMECAWSALQDAGYDSATYTGQIGLFAGTTVSNYLLSNLYPNQDFIKSAGAFPIFIGNDKDHLTTQISYKLNLKGPSVNVQTTCSTSLVAVHLASQSLLNGESDIALAGGVSIQVPQKTGYLYQEGEINSPDGHCRAFDAQAQGTIFGSGSGVVVLKRLSDAVVDGDRIHAVIKASAINNDGSLKVGYTAPSVDGQTEVILEALALAEVEPETISYIEAHGTGTPLGDPIEIAALTQAFRTRTNKKGF, from the coding sequence ATGGACATAGAAAATAATTTAGTTGATAGCTTTCATGATAAAGATGAAATGGCTATTATCGGTATGGCAGGTCGTTTTCCTGGTGCAAATAACGTCAATATTTTTTGGCAAAATCTGCAAAATAGTATAGAGTCAATTTCTTTTTTTACTGATGAAGAATTATTATCTACAGGAGTAGAACCCACACTATTGAGTGACCATCGATATGTGAAAGCGGGTACTGTATTAAAAGATATAGAACTATTTGATGCTTCATTTTTCGGTTTAACTCCTAAAGATGCAGAAATTACAGACCCGCAACACCGTATTTTCATGGAATGTGCTTGGTCAGCTTTACAAGATGCTGGTTATGATTCGGCAACTTATACTGGTCAAATAGGTCTTTTTGCTGGTACTACCGTCAGTAATTATTTATTATCAAATTTATATCCTAATCAAGATTTTATAAAATCAGCTGGCGCGTTCCCCATTTTTATAGGCAATGATAAAGACCATCTAACTACACAAATTTCTTATAAGTTAAATCTTAAAGGACCAAGTGTAAATGTTCAGACCACCTGCTCTACATCATTGGTGGCAGTTCACTTAGCCTCTCAAAGTTTATTAAATGGAGAAAGCGATATTGCACTTGCAGGTGGTGTTTCGATACAAGTTCCCCAAAAAACTGGTTATTTGTATCAAGAAGGAGAGATTAATTCTCCTGACGGACATTGCCGAGCCTTTGATGCTCAAGCTCAAGGAACTATTTTCGGTAGCGGTTCGGGTGTGGTGGTCTTGAAGCGATTGTCAGACGCTGTTGTTGATGGCGATCGCATTCATGCGGTAATCAAAGCTTCAGCTATCAATAATGATGGTTCTTTGAAGGTTGGATACACTGCTCCCAGTGTTGATGGTCAAACAGAGGTAATTTTAGAAGCACTAGCTTTGGCTGAAGTTGAACCAGAAACCATTAGCTATATCGAAGCTCATGGAACAGGAACCCCTTTAGGAGATCCGATTGAAATCGCGGCTCTCACACAAGCGTTCCGTACCAGAACAAATAAAAAAGGTTTTTAG
- a CDS encoding KR domain-containing protein, whose translation MNPFRREDYDTLIKKLELSGQKLEQIAYLWSVSHDETNQLGKYLEFNSLLFLTQSLSKLKMNNSLRISVISNNIQDVNGNEKLDPEKSAILVLCKVIPQEYPNISCKCINIVLTNLTDTQERPKYHQSIIDQLLIELTSVSSDNVVVYRDRYRWIQTFEPVRLELVVDEKIPLRKQGVYLFPGGLESIEVVLAEYLAKTFQAKLIFIEDSTFPEKDDFSQWLETYTKDDEVSYKIQQLLALKNNGAKVLVLRTDKTNYEQMYQILATENIGQINGVICSTEIKRKHIFASIPEITTTKLENNLKLQPRKILVLERVLQNKNLDFCLVFSYLSSILGGFGLGLYSASKQLTNTFINRHNHDNCLPCYIIDWDKLELNGN comes from the coding sequence ATAAATCCATTTAGAAGGGAAGATTACGATACTCTAATTAAAAAATTAGAATTATCAGGTCAAAAACTAGAACAAATTGCTTATTTATGGAGCGTAAGTCATGATGAAACAAATCAATTAGGAAAATATTTAGAATTCAATAGTTTATTATTTCTCACCCAAAGCCTGAGTAAGCTAAAAATGAATAATAGCTTACGAATTTCGGTTATATCAAACAACATTCAAGATGTTAATGGTAATGAAAAACTCGACCCAGAGAAATCAGCAATATTAGTCTTGTGTAAAGTCATTCCGCAAGAGTATCCTAATATTAGCTGTAAGTGTATTAATATTGTTTTAACTAACCTCACAGACACACAAGAAAGACCAAAATATCATCAAAGTATTATTGACCAACTTTTGATTGAGTTAACTTCTGTATCCTCAGATAATGTCGTTGTTTATCGCGATCGCTACCGTTGGATACAAACATTTGAACCAGTTAGATTAGAATTAGTTGTTGACGAAAAAATACCTTTAAGAAAACAAGGCGTTTACCTATTTCCTGGAGGACTAGAAAGTATTGAAGTTGTGCTTGCAGAATACTTAGCAAAAACTTTTCAAGCGAAACTCATATTTATTGAGGATTCTACATTCCCAGAAAAAGATGATTTCTCACAATGGCTTGAAACTTATACTAAAGATGATGAAGTGAGTTACAAAATTCAACAATTATTAGCATTAAAAAATAATGGGGCAAAAGTTTTAGTACTGCGTACAGATAAAACTAATTATGAGCAAATGTATCAAATCCTTGCCACTGAAAATATTGGACAAATTAACGGGGTTATTTGTTCAACTGAAATAAAGCGCAAACATATATTTGCTTCCATTCCAGAAATTACAACCACCAAATTAGAAAATAATTTAAAATTACAACCTCGTAAAATTTTAGTATTAGAACGAGTATTACAGAATAAAAACTTGGACTTTTGTCTAGTGTTTTCTTATTTATCTTCTATTTTAGGAGGATTTGGATTAGGTTTATATTCAGCAAGTAAGCAGTTAACAAATACTTTTATTAACCGACACAATCACGATAATTGTTTACCATGCTATATTATAGATTGGGATAAATTAGAACTGAATGGAAATTAG
- a CDS encoding AMP-binding protein yields MPKKCLILGGETLSWRLVHKVQQYQPKCQIFNHYGPTETTVGVCTFAISPETNISASATVPLGKPLVNTQIYLLDRSLQPVPIGVPGELYIGGKNLARGYFNQPELTAEKFIKFQSHLKASEQRLYKTGDKARYLEDGNLEFLGRIDRQVKIRGYRIELGQIESTLQQHPSIKDAVVTVTVDKCDRKRLVAYIVKDQQQRLTDEDLQNFLSQKFYQTI; encoded by the coding sequence TTGCCCAAAAAATGCTTAATCTTGGGTGGAGAAACCTTAAGCTGGCGATTAGTCCATAAAGTTCAACAGTATCAACCAAAATGCCAAATTTTCAACCACTATGGTCCTACAGAAACCACTGTCGGAGTTTGTACTTTTGCCATTTCCCCAGAAACAAATATTTCTGCATCCGCAACAGTACCTTTAGGAAAACCTTTAGTTAATACTCAAATTTACTTACTCGATCGCAGTTTACAACCAGTACCCATCGGTGTACCAGGAGAACTCTATATTGGGGGCAAAAATCTCGCACGGGGCTATTTTAACCAACCAGAATTAACTGCTGAAAAATTTATTAAGTTTCAGTCCCATTTGAAGGCAAGTGAGCAAAGATTATATAAAACTGGAGATAAAGCACGTTATTTAGAAGATGGTAATTTAGAATTCTTAGGCAGAATCGACCGTCAAGTTAAAATTCGGGGTTATAGGATTGAATTAGGTCAAATAGAGTCCACATTACAACAACATCCTAGTATTAAAGATGCGGTCGTCACAGTTACAGTTGACAAGTGCGATCGTAAACGTCTTGTTGCTTATATCGTCAAAGATCAACAGCAGAGATTAACTGACGAAGACTTACAAAATTTTCTCAGTCAGAAATTTTACCAGACTATATGA
- a CDS encoding AMP-binding protein, which produces MRCHDSLLLELNYDRSYFSPEAIESIARQFQTLLEDAIQHPESRIEQLSILPLSDRHKILQEFNQTAKDYPQNKSIQQLFEEQVQKTPNDMAIIFEEQQLTYAQLNQQANQLAHHLRKKGVKPEVLVGLYLVKILFSHCRAFRHSQSRWRILTLDANLPTEALRERLEDTQIILTQQNLVSNLPQSTREIICLDADWEKIESENDLNLINATTKENLAYVLFTSGSTGKPKGVAIEQQQLLNYYYAVADRFNLEENKSFALVSSLAADLGNTVVFPALLTGGCLHLISRERATNPEAFADYSARYSLDCLKIVPSHLNALLKCDQPRENIAQKMLNLGWRNLKLAISP; this is translated from the coding sequence ATTCGTTGTCATGACTCTCTACTGCTAGAACTTAATTACGATCGCAGTTACTTCTCGCCAGAAGCTATTGAGAGTATTGCTAGGCAGTTTCAAACTTTGTTAGAAGATGCCATACAGCATCCAGAGTCAAGGATAGAGCAATTATCTATTTTGCCTCTGAGCGATCGGCATAAAATTCTCCAAGAGTTTAATCAAACTGCAAAAGACTATCCCCAAAACAAATCTATTCAGCAACTATTTGAGGAGCAGGTACAAAAAACTCCCAATGACATGGCGATTATTTTTGAGGAGCAGCAGTTAACCTATGCCCAACTCAATCAGCAAGCCAATCAATTAGCCCATCACTTGCGAAAGAAGGGAGTTAAACCCGAAGTTTTGGTGGGATTGTACTTAGTAAAAATCCTCTTTAGCCATTGTCGGGCTTTTAGGCATTCTCAAAGCAGGTGGCGCATACTTACCCTAGATGCCAATCTGCCTACAGAAGCCTTGAGGGAGCGCTTAGAAGATACTCAGATAATCTTAACTCAGCAAAATTTAGTTTCTAATTTACCTCAATCTACTAGAGAAATAATTTGTCTAGATGCAGACTGGGAAAAAATAGAGAGTGAAAACGATCTTAATCTAATCAACGCCACAACCAAAGAAAATTTGGCATATGTCTTGTTTACTTCTGGTTCGACTGGAAAACCCAAAGGAGTAGCTATTGAGCAGCAACAACTCCTCAATTATTACTATGCTGTTGCCGACAGGTTTAATTTAGAAGAGAACAAAAGTTTTGCTCTGGTTTCTTCCCTCGCAGCCGATTTAGGGAATACCGTTGTCTTCCCTGCTTTGTTAACTGGTGGTTGTCTGCATCTTATCTCGCGCGAAAGAGCAACCAATCCCGAAGCATTTGCTGATTATAGCGCTCGCTATTCCCTAGACTGTCTTAAAATCGTTCCCTCGCACTTAAATGCTTTACTTAAGTGCGACCAACCCAGAGAAAATATTGCCCAAAAAATGCTTAATCTTGGGTGGAGAAACCTTAAGCTGGCGATTAGTCCATAA
- a CDS encoding TIGR04168 family protein, giving the protein MTQNKSKITIAIVGDVHDLWEHEDEIALQHLGIDLVLFVGDFGNEAVEIVRQIAAVKTPKAAILGNHDAWYSASSWGRQKAPYDQSKEDRVQQQLDLLKQAHVGFDKLDFPQFDLSVVGSRPFSWGGFTWRNSQFYRDRYGINSFEESTQQIVKSAQNAAYETVIFIAHNGPYGLGDKTESICGRDWKTEGGDYGDRDLTEAIAQVVNLGKSIPLVTFGHMHHDLKNPRGKRRNIVEVRERTVYFNAACVPRITKSSQGSKRSFSLVTLGQGMVQNISLVWLNQDFGIQSDEILYQA; this is encoded by the coding sequence ATGACCCAGAATAAGTCAAAAATTACCATAGCTATAGTCGGCGATGTTCATGATTTATGGGAACACGAAGACGAAATAGCTTTGCAGCACTTAGGTATAGATTTAGTTTTATTTGTTGGAGATTTTGGTAACGAAGCGGTAGAAATAGTCCGTCAAATTGCAGCAGTCAAAACACCTAAAGCTGCCATCTTGGGTAATCATGATGCCTGGTACAGCGCATCTTCTTGGGGAAGACAAAAAGCTCCTTATGACCAGTCTAAAGAAGATCGAGTACAGCAGCAGTTAGATCTATTGAAGCAAGCTCATGTCGGGTTTGATAAGTTAGATTTTCCTCAGTTCGATCTGTCCGTTGTCGGTAGTCGTCCCTTCAGCTGGGGAGGCTTTACCTGGAGAAATAGTCAATTTTATCGCGATCGCTATGGCATCAATAGCTTTGAGGAATCTACTCAGCAAATTGTTAAATCTGCTCAAAATGCTGCTTACGAAACCGTAATTTTTATTGCTCACAATGGTCCTTACGGTTTGGGGGACAAAACCGAATCAATTTGTGGTCGCGATTGGAAAACAGAGGGAGGAGATTATGGCGATCGCGATCTGACTGAGGCGATCGCTCAGGTAGTTAATTTAGGTAAGTCTATTCCTTTAGTTACCTTTGGACATATGCACCATGATTTAAAAAATCCCCGAGGCAAACGTAGAAACATAGTTGAAGTAAGAGAGCGAACGGTGTATTTCAATGCAGCCTGTGTACCCCGCATCACTAAAAGTTCTCAAGGTTCAAAACGCAGTTTCTCTTTGGTAACTCTAGGTCAGGGAATGGTGCAAAATATTTCTTTGGTTTGGTTGAATCAAGATTTTGGCATTCAATCAGACGAAATTCTTTATCAAGCTTAA
- a CDS encoding aminotransferase class V-fold PLP-dependent enzyme: protein MLATKFQRSELPLHPITVDDYHDRFTQEVLPYAIDTASPTFIGHMTSALPDFMHDMSKIISRLNQNLVKIETSKSLIFLEREAIAMLHRLVYSFSGKFYTENIQQKNYNLGIITTGGTTANISALLCARNSGLLTKEKSGELSKESLYKVLSHKGYQDIVIIGSRLMHYSLNKAASILGLGTDNIVFIDSNDDANLNLNLLEAKIRECRRNKLYILALVGIPGTTETGEIDPLWEMGEIAQEFGIHFHVDGAWGGATIFSDKHKGKLKGIERADSITICGHKQLYLPQGISVCLFKDPQMLNSAATTARYQAQQDTFDVGRFTIEGSRSAISLCLHSALHIIGKRGYEILINNGIEKAQYFSRLIELLKPFELLMPPALNIVNYRYIPNDLRVKAQQKSLSGDDIQRINQLNTQIQREQFEQGMISKTTLMDTAYGKDQEIVVFRAVLSNPNTTATDLQTVLEDQLRIANQIETRSNDESNGIKDLSVQGIGSDDRETAVVQKEAIHLRLADDLKADLKNISKKIRFQLENRLPTHKYIFWTNMAIFYRRVLRGSYM from the coding sequence ATGCTGGCTACAAAATTTCAACGGAGCGAGTTGCCTTTACATCCGATAACAGTTGACGATTATCACGATAGATTTACCCAAGAGGTACTTCCATACGCGATCGATACAGCATCTCCTACATTTATTGGGCATATGACATCGGCTTTGCCCGATTTTATGCACGATATGAGCAAGATTATCTCGCGATTAAACCAAAATCTAGTCAAAATCGAAACATCAAAGTCTTTGATCTTTTTGGAACGAGAGGCGATCGCCATGCTGCATCGTCTTGTTTACAGCTTTTCAGGTAAATTTTACACGGAAAATATTCAGCAGAAAAATTACAATCTGGGGATTATTACAACTGGCGGTACAACGGCAAACATTAGTGCCTTATTATGTGCGCGAAATTCAGGATTGTTAACCAAAGAAAAGTCTGGTGAGTTATCAAAAGAAAGCCTTTACAAAGTTCTGAGTCACAAAGGATATCAAGATATTGTTATCATTGGCTCTCGGCTAATGCATTACTCTCTCAATAAGGCAGCTTCCATATTAGGTCTGGGGACAGACAATATTGTTTTTATTGACAGTAATGATGACGCAAATTTAAATCTCAATCTGCTGGAAGCAAAAATCCGCGAGTGCAGAAGAAATAAGCTCTACATCCTGGCACTTGTGGGCATCCCTGGAACAACAGAAACTGGTGAAATCGATCCTTTATGGGAAATGGGCGAAATCGCCCAGGAATTCGGCATTCATTTTCATGTGGATGGTGCTTGGGGTGGTGCGACGATATTTTCCGATAAGCATAAAGGAAAATTAAAAGGAATTGAGCGAGCTGATTCTATAACTATTTGTGGTCATAAACAGTTATATCTACCTCAAGGTATCAGTGTTTGTCTGTTTAAAGATCCGCAGATGTTAAACTCTGCGGCAACCACAGCTCGTTACCAAGCTCAGCAAGATACATTTGATGTGGGACGATTCACAATTGAGGGATCACGCTCAGCGATTTCGTTGTGCTTACACAGTGCGCTTCATATTATCGGCAAAAGGGGATACGAGATCCTAATTAACAATGGCATAGAGAAAGCCCAATATTTTTCCAGACTTATAGAATTACTTAAACCGTTTGAACTTTTAATGCCACCAGCTTTGAATATCGTTAATTATCGATATATTCCTAATGATTTAAGAGTAAAAGCACAACAAAAATCTTTGAGTGGCGATGACATCCAAAGAATTAATCAACTCAATACACAGATACAAAGAGAACAATTTGAACAGGGAATGATATCTAAGACTACTTTGATGGACACTGCCTATGGCAAAGACCAAGAAATTGTTGTATTTAGGGCTGTTTTGTCCAATCCAAATACAACCGCTACAGATTTGCAAACTGTTCTTGAAGATCAATTGAGAATCGCCAATCAAATTGAAACAAGAAGTAACGATGAATCGAATGGTATAAAAGATCTCTCAGTTCAAGGAATTGGCTCGGATGATAGGGAAACTGCTGTCGTGCAAAAAGAAGCAATACATTTGCGGTTAGCGGACGATCTAAAAGCGGATTTAAAGAATATCTCCAAAAAAATACGGTTTCAATTGGAAAACCGATTGCCAACACACAAATATATATTTTGGACAAATATGGCAATCTTCTACCGCCGGGTATTACGGGGGAGCTATATGTAG
- the bla gene encoding class A beta-lactamase, subclass A2 produces the protein MIQVMIKRVWLYIVCLSFLTVGCKGSGSNQTEGKQDSQTNLPLEVITSNAGNENELRDSPKERLRQRIEQITRTAQGRVGVTAMVLETGQSVTLNGEQRFPMQSVYKLPIAMAVLAQVDRGKLKLDQRVRVERSDVVQFSVALDQNSQGKEFSLAELLKYMVSDSDNTACDMLLRLIGGPKIVTQYVQSLGVNDIVVANTEKELAQDKAVQYRNYATSDTTVVLLRSFHKGQGLSESSQTLLLQLMMETSTGLKRIKGMLPTGTPVAHKTGTSSTVDGVTAATNDVGLVTLPNGHHFAIAIFVSDAKADIATREAAIAKISRAVWDEWSK, from the coding sequence ATGATTCAAGTAATGATTAAAAGAGTGTGGCTTTACATAGTTTGCTTGTCTTTTTTAACTGTTGGTTGTAAAGGCAGTGGCTCCAATCAAACAGAGGGCAAACAAGACAGCCAAACGAATTTACCGTTAGAGGTTATAACCTCTAACGCTGGCAACGAAAACGAATTACGCGATTCTCCAAAGGAGAGGCTACGCCAACGCATTGAGCAAATTACTCGCACTGCTCAGGGGCGCGTTGGAGTTACAGCTATGGTACTAGAAACCGGACAATCAGTGACGCTCAATGGAGAACAGCGATTTCCGATGCAAAGCGTTTATAAGCTTCCCATTGCAATGGCTGTGCTAGCTCAGGTTGATCGAGGAAAATTAAAACTAGATCAAAGAGTTCGTGTTGAGAGAAGCGATGTTGTCCAGTTTAGTGTAGCCCTAGACCAGAATTCGCAGGGGAAGGAATTCAGTCTAGCTGAACTCTTGAAGTACATGGTCTCTGACAGTGATAATACAGCTTGCGATATGCTGTTACGACTTATCGGTGGACCCAAGATTGTGACTCAGTATGTGCAGAGTCTTGGAGTCAACGACATCGTTGTGGCTAACACAGAGAAGGAGCTAGCACAAGACAAAGCAGTGCAGTATCGCAACTATGCAACATCTGATACTACTGTCGTTCTATTGCGTTCATTCCATAAAGGACAAGGGCTTTCAGAATCGAGTCAAACCTTATTGCTGCAATTGATGATGGAGACATCTACAGGTTTAAAGCGTATTAAAGGCATGTTGCCCACAGGAACACCTGTAGCTCACAAGACTGGTACATCGAGTACTGTCGATGGGGTTACGGCTGCCACCAATGATGTAGGACTTGTGACGCTACCGAATGGGCACCATTTTGCGATCGCAATCTTTGTATCAGATGCCAAGGCTGATATTGCAACTCGTGAAGCAGCGATCGCAAAAATATCGCGAGCAGTGTGGGATGAATGGAGCAAATAA